From the Takifugu flavidus isolate HTHZ2018 chromosome 12, ASM371156v2, whole genome shotgun sequence genome, one window contains:
- the sorl1 gene encoding LOW QUALITY PROTEIN: sortilin-related receptor (The sequence of the model RefSeq protein was modified relative to this genomic sequence to represent the inferred CDS: inserted 1 base in 1 codon) codes for MAVPRPAEAQPSLRSALCLLLLCVSGLRSSTLHLPPGPLRALPQDRGFFAVGASVDFAGGDGGALAARAAAEGGSSSGASPQRRSRRSAGESAMPKVYGQANLNDSHNQMVVHWAGEKSNVIVALARDSAGSTGPKTSSVYVSYDYGTTFTLVSEKFRLSEAKAKDGGTPVISQFYHSPADNRRYIFVDATNDFLWNSYDFCRSVLGFALPFKPTDLLLHSRRSNLVLGYDGSHPSRQLWKSDDFGETWVLIQEHVKTYFWGVEPYDPPTTVLVQRSEPQGVSTVLSSTDFFQSKRNRRVILEQVDSFQLREKYMFATTTRKLFGSHEPSSVQLWVSYNRQPMKAAQFMTRHPITEYYIADASEDQVFVCVNHLNNLTHLYISDTQGLSFSLSLENVLYYSPEGSGGKTLIRYFANEPFADLHRVEGLRGVFIATLVNGSVSEDNMRSVITFDKGGTWELLLPPDADSLGGSVTCQPSKGCSLHLAQRWSQLFNIQLRRMPILSKDSAPGLIMATGSVGRNLANKPNVYVSSSAGARWREALAGPHFYTWGDHGGILMAISQGGATTHLKFSTNEGETWTDFRFSDREVYVYQLLTEPGEKSTIFTIFGSYADQRHSWLILQVNTSDVLGVPCSEADYKRWSPSDERGNDCLLGREVTFKRRAPHATCFNGEEFDRPVTISNCSCTRQDYECDYGFKLSDDLSLQVCVPDPEFTGDLYAPPVPCPVGSAYRRSKGYRKVPGDSCGGGDVESRLDGEMLPCPVGESNEFILYAVRNAIHRYDLATGTDQPLPLNGLREAVALDFDYDRNCLYWADISLDTIQRLCLNGSTGQEVVVRKDLQNVEALSFDPVSRLLYWVDAGAQKIEVSNSDGDLRHTLLNASILEHPRALVLIPGESLMFWTDWGDRAAGVYRGFMDGTNVSCIASQGVRWPNGITADDRWLYWTEAYSDRIERADFRGGQRSVLMEGLPHPYAIAVFKNELYWDDWSRMGIFKAPKAGSQSSELIVGRLTGVMDLKIFYKGKNRGLNACADRPCSLLCLPQPGQRHTCVCPDGAPTVATADGDLQCQCPSGYQLQNXTCVKTEHSCLPNQYRCSNGRCISSIWKCDSDNDCGDMSDEQECPTTTCDPANQFRCVASGSCIPLAFKCDHEDDCGDNSDEEHCESHQCGAGEFTCARGVCIREAWRCDGDNDCRDWSDEANCTVGHHTCEANSFQCHTGHCIPQRWMCDGDDDCQDGSDEDPQYCEGPQCNGFLCSNQTCLPATAHCNGVQECSDGADEHNCEPLCTRYMEFVCKNRAQCLFQSLVCDGIKHCKDGSDEDSEYAGCAVPSEFGKVCDAYTFQCANGVCVSLEWKCDGMDDCGDYSDEANCAAPTDVPGCSRYFQFECKNGRCIPTWWKCDGENDCRDWSDETQCTGGATPHTAAPGPSTCAPNRFHCGSGVCVIDSWVCDGYADCPDGSDELGCPTANGSVTLAPAATPTPQHSPDRCSRGHFLCLRPPVCIPDWQRCDGRPHCQDGSDEARCPTRGPLFCLNGTRCSDGEACLLDGERCDGFLDCSDHSDEDNCTTDTQTYKVQNLHWTPDFYGSVTLTWSRPKNLPLNSCSFLIYYRVVGTQPWTTMDTHSNKAAYKLTVLKPDTTYQVKVLTQCLSKLHKSNELITVRTPEGLPDPPGNLQLSCDHGEDGKVQVSWSAPDKAHGLIREYIVEYSEKGGLDWTSQRCSATKLEVKDLQSDTLYKFRAAAVTSRGVGNWSEVKSITPKKALPPPSVVADAITADSMSFSFSFNSQYEVKQYVVYLSWQFDTHVKESRNFTVADKFLNATNLTAGTVYEVAVWAHTMIGDSPTALSHHQTGGVQPERPLLKSRALNQTAVECSWTVGGAAAQMYGVFYATSFLDLYRSPRHFSAASLGLTVVVDSGEQYLFLVRAISPFLGPPSDLSVVKMIPNERLPPRNLHRVRAEKTQAVLKWQPPYDSPNEPLTYAIHVRDAVRKVERDYKVTTRNNTVEYLLRGLEPGGRYSVTVRLRNMSKEASFTLSTVPLPAPEALKILTENDHVFLLWKSLAVREKGFDESRGYEVHVYDSVTNQTSFLGNTTETYFRISSLQLGHNYTFSVQARCLVGGQLCGEAALLLYDQLTAGGGDASRSGGQAGDMAAVVVPVLFLLLLGVCGGLVVLYLRHRRLQNNFTTFANSHYNSRLGSAIFSSGDELGDDDEDAPMISGFSDDVPMVIA; via the exons GGCCTCTCCGCGCGCTGCCGCAAGACAGAGGCTTCTTCGCGGTGGGGGCGAGCGTGGATTTCGCAGGCGGAGATGGAGGAGCGCTGGCCGCCCGGGCTGCCGCGGAAGGCGGGTCAAGCTCCGGTGCTTCCCCGCAGCGTCGAAGCCGACGGAGCGCGGGGGAATCGGCCATGCCGAAGGTGTACGGCCAG GCCAACCTGAACGACTCCCACAACCAGATGGTGGTCCACTGGGCTGGGGAGAAGAGCAACGTGATCGTCGCCCTGGCCCGGGACAGCGCCGGATCCACCGGGCCCAAGACCAGCTCG GTCTACGTGTCCTATGACTACGGGACCACCTTCACGCTGGTCTCGGAGAAGTTCCGGCTGTCGGAGGCCAAGGCCAAAGACGGCGGCACGCCGGTCATCTCGCAGTTCTACCACAGCCCCGCGGACAACAGGCGG taCATCTTTGTGGACGCCACCAACGACTTCCTGTGGAACTCTTATGACTTCTGCCGGAGCGTCCTGGGCTTCGCTCTGCCCTTCAAGCCCAccgacctgctgctgcacagcaggaGGTCCAACCTGGTTCTGGGCTACGACGGCTCCCACCccagcagacag CTGTGGAAATCCGACGACTTTGGGGAGACCTGGGTGTTGATCCAGGAGCACGTGAAGACCTACTTCTG gGGGGTAGAGCCCTacgacccccccaccaccgtgCTGGTCCAGAGGAGCGAGCCCCAGGGGGTCTCCACCGTCCTCAGCAGCACCGACTTCTTCCAGAGCAAACGGAACCGCAGGGTGATCCTGGAGCAGGTCGACAGCTTCCAGCTGAGGGAGAAGTACATGTTCGCCACCACCACGCGG aAGCTGTTCGGCAGCCACGAACCTTCGTCCGTTCAGCTCTGGGTCTCCTACAACCGCCAGCCCATGAAGGCCGCCCAGTTCATGACGCGCCATCCCATCACG GAGTACTACATCGCAGACGCGTCGGAGGAccaggtgtttgtgtgcgtgaaCCACCTGAACAACCTGACGCACCTGTACATCTCGGACACGCAGGGCCTGTCCTTCTCCCTGTCCCTGGAGAACGTCCTGTACTACAGTCCCGAGGGCTCCGGGGGCAAGACGCTGATCAG GTACTTTGCCAACGAGCCCtttgcagacctgcaccgtgtGGAGGGGCTGCGCGGCGTCTTCATCGCCACCCTGGTCAACGGCTCGGTCAGCGAGGACAACATGCGCTCCGTCATCACCTTCGACAAGGGCGGAacctgggagctgctgctgccgccggaCGCCGACAGCCTGGGAGGGAGCGTCACCTGTCAG cccagtAAAGGTTGCTCCCTCCACCTGGCCCAGCGCTGGAGTCAGCTCTTCAACATCCAGCTGAGGCGGATGCCCATCCTGTCCAAAGACTCTGCACCAGGACTCATCATGGCCACCG GGTCTGTTGGCAGGAACTTGGCCAATAAGCCCAACGTGTACGTCTCCAGCAGCGCGGGAGCCCGCTGGAGGGAG GCGCTCGCGGGCCCCCATTTCTACACGTGGGGCGACCACGGCGGTATCCTGATGGCCATCTCGCAGGGAGGCGCCACCACGCATCTCAA GTTCAGCACCAACGAGGGCGAGACGTGGACGGACTTCCGGTTCTCCGACAGGGAGGTGTACGTGTACCAGCTGCTGACGGAGCCGGGGGAGAAGAGCACCATCTTCACCATCTTCGGCTCCTACGCCGACCAGAGGCACAGCTGGCTCATCCTGCAGGTCAACACCTCCGACGTCCTCG GGGTCCCGTGTTCCGAGGCGGACTACAAGCGCTGGTCTCCCTCGGACGAGCGCGGCAACGACTGCCTGTTGGGCCGGGAGGTCACGTTCAAGCGGCGGGCCCCCCACGCCACCTGCTTCAACGGCGAGGAGTTCGACCGGCCCGTCACCATCTCCAACTGCTCGTGCACGCGCCAGGACTACGAATG CGACTACGGCTTCAAGCTGAGCGACGACCTGTCCCTGCAGGTGTGCGTCCCCGACCCCGAGTTCACGGGCGACCTGTACGCCCCCCCGGTGCCCTGTCCGGTAGGCTCCGCCTACCGCCGCAGTAAAGGGTACAGGAAGGTTCCGGGTGACAGCTGCGGCGGGGGTGACGTGGAGTCCAGGCTGGACGGCGAGATGCTGCCGTGTCCTGTCGGAG AGAGTAACGAGTTCATCCTGTACGCCGTGAGGAACGCCATCCACCGCTACGACCTGGCCACGGGCACGGaccagcccctccccctcaaCGGCCTCCGGGAGGCCGTGGCGCTGGACTTCGACTACGACAGGAACTGCCTGTACTGGGCCGACATCTCGCTGGACACCATCCAG CGGCTGTGCCTGAACGGCAGCACGGGTCAGGAGGTGGTCGTCAGGAAGGACCTGCAGAACGTGGAGGCGCTCTCCTTCGACCCCGTCAGCAGGCTGCTGTATTGGGTCGACGCCGGCGCGCAGAAGATCGAG GTGTCGAACTCGGACGGCGACCTGCGTCACACTCTGCTCAACGCCTCCATCCTGGAACATCCCAGAGCCCTGGTCCTGATTCCTGGAGAGAg TCTGATGTTCTGGACCGACTGGGGCGACCGGGCGGCCGGAGTTTATCGCGGGTTCATGGACGGAACCAACGTGTCCTGCATCGCGTCCCAGGGCGTCCGCTGGCCCAACGGGATCACGGCCGACGACCGCTGGCTGTACTGGACCGAAGCCTACAGCGACCGCATCGAGAGGGCCGACTTCAGGGGGGGGCAGCGGAGCGTCCTGATGGAAGGGCTGCCCCACCCGTACGCCATCGCCGTCTTCAAG AATGAGCTGTACTGGGACGACTGGTCCAGAATGGGGATCTTCAAAGCTCCCAAAGCCGGCTCCCAGAGCAGCGAGCTGATTGTCGGCAGACTGACCGGAGTCATGGACCTGAAGATCTTCTACAAAGGGAAGAACAGAG GCCTCAACGCCTGTGCCGATCGGCCGTGCAGCCTCCTGTGTCTCCCTCAGCCGGGTCAGCGACACACCTGCGTCTGCCCGGACGGCGCCCCGACCGTAGCCACCGCCGACGGCGACCTGCAGTGCCAGTGCCCGAGCGGCTACCAGCTGCAAA AAACCTGCGTCAAGACCg aGCACAGCTGTCTGCCCAACCAGTACCGCTGCTCCAACGGCcgctgcatcagcagcatctGGAAGTGCGACAGCGACAACGACTGCGGCGACATGAGCGACGAGCAAGAGTGCC CGACCACCACCTGCGACCCAGCCAACCAGTTCCGCTGCGTGGCCTCGGGGTCCTGCATCCCGCTGGCCTTCAAGTGCGACCACGAGGACGACTGCGGCGACAACAGCGACGAAGAACACTGCG AGTCGCACCAGTGCGGCGCCGGGGAGTTCACGTGCGCCCGAGGCGTTTGCATCCGCGAGGCGTGGCGCTGCGACGGCGACAACGACTGCAGGGATTGGTCGGACGAGGCCAACTGCACGG TGGGCCACCATACCTGCGAGGCCAACAGCTTCCAGTGCCACACGGGTCACTGCATCCCGCAGCGCTGGATGTGCGACGGCGACGACGACTGCCAGGACGGCTCGGACGAAGACCCGCAGTACTGCG AGGGGCCCCAGTGTAACGGCTTCCTGTGCTCCAATCAAACCTGCCTGCCCGCCACCGCCCACTGCAACGGCGTCCAGGAGTGTTCGGACGGCGCCGACGAGCACAACTGCG AACCTCTGTGCACGCGCTACATGGAGTTTGTGTGCAAGAACCGGGCCCAGTGTCTGTTCCAGTCCCTGGTCTGTGACGGCATCAAGCACTGCAAGGACGGATCCGACGAGGACTCCGAGTACGCCGGCTGCG CCGTGCCGTCGGAGTTTGGAAAAGTGTGTGACGCCTACACCTTCCAGTGCGCCAACGGCGTGTGCGTGAGCCTGGAGTGGAAGTGCGACGGCATGGACGACTGCGGGGATTACTCCGACGAGGCCAACTGCG CCGCTCCCACCGACGTTCCGGGCTGCTCCCGGTACTTCCAGTTCGAGTGTAAAAACGGACGCTGCATCCCGACGTGGTGGAAGTGCGACGGCGAGAACGACTGCAGAGACTGGTCCGACGAGACCCAGTGCACAG GTGGCGCCACCCCTCACACCGCAGCCCCGGGCCCCTCCACCTGCGCCCCCAACCGCTTCCACTGCGGCTCCGGAGTGTGCGTCATCGACTCCTGGGTGTGCGACGGTTACGCCGACTGTCCCGACGGCAGCGACGAGCTGGGCTGTCCCACCg CCAACGGCTCCGTGACGCTGGCGCCGGCCGCCACCCCCACGCCCCAACATTCCCCGGACCGCTGCAGCCGGGGTCACTTCCTGTGCCTCCGGCCCCCCGTCTGCATCCCGGACTGGCAGCGCTGCGACGGCCGGCCCCACTGCCAGGACGGCTCCGACGAGGCCCGCTGCC CCACGCGGGGGCCCCTGTTCTGCCTCAACGGGACCCGCTGCTCTGACGGCGAGGCCTGCCTGCTGGACGGCGAGCGGTGCGACGGCTTCCTGGACTGCTCCGACCACAGCGACGAGGACAACTGCACCA CTGATACGCAGACCTATAAAGTCCAGAACCTCCATTGGACGCCGGACTTCTATGGATCCGTCACGCTGACGTGGTCTCGGCCCAAAAACCTCCCTCTGAATTCCTGCTCCTTCCTCATTTACTACAG GGTCGTGGGGACGCAGCCGTGGACAACCATGGACACCCACAGCAACAAGGCCGCTTACAAGCTGACGGTGCTGAAGCCCGATACCACCTACCAGGTCAAGGTTCTGACCCAGTGTCTCAGTAAGCTGCACAAGAGCAACGAGCTGATCACAGTGAGGACACCAGAGGGAC TGCCCGACCCGCCCGGGAACCTGCAGCTGTCCTGTGACCACGGCGAGGACGGGAAGGTGCAAGTTTCCTGGAGCGCTCCTGACAAAGCGCACGGCCTCATCAGGGAATACATC GTGGAGTACAGCGAGAAAGGGGGGCTCGATTGGACGTCTCAGAGGTGCAGCGCCACCAAGCTGGAGGTGAAGGATCTGCAGTCGGACACTCTGTACAAGTTCagg GCCGCAGCGGTGACGAGTCGAGGCGTCGGCAACTGGTCAGAGGTGAAGTCCATCACCCCAAAGAAAG ctcttcctcctccctccgtgGTCGCGGACGCCATCACGGCCGACTCCATGAGCTTTTCCTTCAGCTTCAACTCCCAGTACGAG GTCAAACAGTACGTGGTGTATCTGTCCTGGCAGTTCGACACCCACGTCAAGGAGAGCAGGAACTTCACAGTGGCGGACAAGTTCCTCAACG CTACCAACCTGACGGCGGGGACGGTGTACGAGGTGGCGGTGTGGGCCCACACGATGATCGGAGACAGTCCCACCGCCCTGTCCCACCATCAGACCGGCGGCGTGCAGCCAGAACGACCCCTCCTCAAATCGCGGGCCCTCAACCAGACGGCTGTGGAGTGCAGCTGGACCGTGGGCGGGGCCGCCGCTCAG atgTACGGCGTGTTCTACGCCACCTCCTTCCTGGACCTGTACCGCAGTCCTCGCCACTTCAGCGCGGCGTCCCTCGGCCTGACGGTCGTGGTGGACAGCGGCGAGCAGTACCTGTTCCTG GTTCGAGCCATCTCCCCCTTCCTGGGGCCCCCGTCTGACCTCTCGGTGGTCAAAATGATTCCCAACGAGAGGCTCCCGCCCAGGAACCTCCACCGCGTGCGGGCGGAGAAGACGCAGGCGGTGCTGAAGTGGCAGCCGCCGTACGACTCCCCGAACGAGCCTCTG acGTATGCGATCCACGTGCGTGACGCCGTCCGTAAGGTGGAGCGGGACTACAAAGTGACCACCCGGAACAACACGGTGGAGTACCTGCTGAGAGGCCTGGAGCCCGGCGGGCGCTACAGCGTGACCGTCCGCCTGCGCAACATGAGCAAGGAGGCGAGCTTCACCCTCAGCACag ttcctcttCCCGCTCCCGAAGCCCTGAAGATCCTGACGGAGAACGACCACGTCTTCCTGCTCTGGAAGAGTCTCGCCGTCCGGGAGAAAGGCTTCGACGAGAGTCGG GGCTACGAGGTGCACGTGTACGACAGCGTGACCAACCAGACGTCCTTCCTGGGGAACACCACGGAGACGTACTTCCgcatcagcagcctgcagctggGACACAACTACACCTTCTCCGTGCAGGCGCGCTGCCTGGTCGGCGGGCAGCTGTGCGGCgaggcggcgctgctgctgtacgaccagctgacagcag GAGGCGGCGACGCCTCGCGCTCCGGCGGCCAGGCGGGCGACATGGCGGCCGTGGTGGTGCCGgtgctcttcctgctgctgctgggcgtCTGCGGAGGCCTGGTGGTCCTCTACCTGCGTCACCGCCGGCTGCAGAACAACTTCACCACCTTCGCCAACTCCCACTACAACTCCCGCCTGGGCTCCGCCATCTTCTCCTCCGGGGACGAGCTGG GCGACGACGACGAAGACGCTCCCATGATCAGCGGCTTTTCGGACGACGTTCCCATGGTGATCGCATag